The DNA segment GCCCATCCCGCCCGGCAGAACGATGAAACCGTCCGACAGATCAAACATGCGCTCCTTGCGCTCGAACATGGTCTCGACCACCTCCATGTCGCGCACCCCTTCGTGGACGACCTCTTTTTTCTGCAGGGCGCGGGGGATGACGCCGGTGACCTCCCCGCCGCCCGCCAGGGCGGCATCGGCCAGAGCGCCCATCATGCCCACCTGCCCGCCGCCGAAGATGAGACGCATTCCGCGCCGGGCGATCTCCTCTCCCAGCGCGCGGGCGGCTTCGCGGTACTCCGGCCGGTTTCCCGCGCGCGACCCGGTGAATACGCAAACGGCTTTCACGCCTGATGTCCCTCCGGGCCCGCCCGGCCCTCGACCTGATCGCCGTCGGCGCCGAAGCCCGGCCCCATCGTCGCCATCTCGATGAGCAGATTCTCGGGCCCCTGGAAGTAGACGGACTTGAAGTAAACCCGATCCACGATGCCGGTGTGGGAGATGCCCATCACGTCCAGTTTTTTCATCTGGCGGTGCAAGTCGCTCTCATCCTCGACGCCGAAGGCGATGTGGTGCATTCCGCCAGCGCCGAGCCGGTTCTCCGGCATCTCGGGAATTTCGAAAAAGGTGACCATGGTTCCCGGACTCCCTTTTTCATCCCCGAGATAATAGTGTTTCTGACCGGGGGCGTCGAAATTGACCGTCGTTTTCACCAGGCGGAGCCCCACGGCCTCTTCGAGAAAATTCACCATTGCATCAATGTCCCGGGTGACCAGCGTGACGTGGTGAAGTCCCCTCAGGCGGATTTCCCCGTTCATTCTTTTCTCTCCCCGTGTGCCGCTTCAGATTTCCGGAGCGTATCACCCGGCGGAAAGAAGAAAAACCGCGCTTGCGGAGAAGCGGGCAAAACCATCATCATCGGTGCACGTTTTCAGACAATAAACCGGAGAAGGCACTCCGGTGCCCCGCGGCACAGGCGGAGGGTCTTCGTGGATTTTCTATTCGAACCTCCATACGCCCTCTTCTTCGCGGCCCTCTTTCTGATTGCCGGGGCCGTCTCCGCCTGGCGGGGGGTGCGGCTTTTCCTGAAAGGCTTCCGGGCGGGCGGCGATCCCTCCCGCGTGCTTTGGCTCGTCCGGGGCATCCGGGGCGTCATCGTCGCGCTCGCCATGGCGGTGGGCGCCCTGGGCGTTTGGCTGCACAGCAAATGGCTCCTGATCTTCGGCATCATCTTTCTTCTCGAGGAAATCTACGAAACCGGCGTCGTGATCCTGGCGCTGCGGGCGGGGAAAAATGCCGCACACGCTTCTCCGCCTCCCCACAAGGAGAGAACGAATGACAACGACCTATGACGCGATCGTGATCGGCACCGGGCAGTCCGGCCCCATGCTCGCCTTCCGGCTCGCGGGCGCGGGCATGAAGGTGGCCGTCGCCGAGCGGGGCCGCTTCGGCGGCACATGCGTGAACGTCGGCTGCATCCCGACCAAGACGATGGTGGCGAGCGCGCGCGCGGCCTACGTGGCGAGACGGGCGGCCCATTTCGGCGTCGAGATCGAGGGATCGATCCGCGTCGACATGAAGAAGGTGAAGGCGCGCAAGGATGAGCTGGTGCGAGCCTCGACCACCGGGGTGGAGAACTGGATGAAATCGGCCGAGAACATCACCGTCTACGAGGGACACGCCCGCTTCGAGGGGCCGAACGCGGTCCGCGTGAGGGACGACCTCCTCAAGGCAGAAAAGATATTCATCAACGTGGGCGGAAGGGCGAGCATCCCCCCCATCCCCGGTCTCGATTCGGTCCTCTATCTGACGAACTCCTCCATGATGGAGGTGGATTACCTTCCCGCGCATCTTCTGGTGCTGGGGGGAAGCTACATCGGCCTCGAATTCGGGCAGATGTTCCGCCGCTTCGGAAGCGAGGTGACGATCATCCAGCGCGATTCACACCTGGTCTCCCGCGAGGACGAAGATGTTTCGGAGGCCGTCCGCGAGATTCTCGAAGCCGAGGACATCACCGTCTGCACCGACACCGGAGATCTCAAGATCGAGAGCCGGGACGGGAAGATCGCCATCGGGATGATGTGCGGCGGGGCGCCGCGCGAGGTCGCGGGCTCCCACCTTCTGGTGGCGACCGGAAGGGTGCCGAACACGGACGACCTGGGCCTCGATGCGGCCGGGATCGAGACGGATGCGCGCGGCTTCATCGGGGTGGACGATCAGCTCCGCACGAACGTCCCCGGCGTCTGGGCGATGGGCGACTGCAACGGAAGAGGCGCCTTCACCCACACCTCCTGGAACGACTACGAGATCGTGGCGGCGAATCTGCTCGATAACGATCCGCGGAAGGTGAGCGACCGGTTCGTGACCTATGGGCTTTTTATCGACCCGCCCCTCGCCCGCGTCGGGATGAGCGAGCGCGAGGCCCGCGCCTCGGGGCGCAAGGTGCTGATGAGCAAAAAACCGATGAGCCACATCGGCCGCGCAAAAGAGAAGGGCGAGACCCACGGCTTCATGAAATTTCTGGTGGACGCCGGGACGAAGGAGATTCTCGGGGCGTCGATTCTCGGCGTCGGCGGCGATGAGGCCATCCACTGCATCACCGATGTGATGTACGCCGGGGCGTCCTACACCACGATCCAGAGGGCGGTCCACATCCACCCGACGATCTCCGAGCTCATCCCCACCACCCTCGGCGAGCTCGCCCCGCTGGCGTAGGGGCACTGTTCCCATGGACCTGTTGCGCAAATCCTCTTTTTGACATACTTTATGTATGTATATTCTACTCATACATACTCTAAGTATGTGAAATATGGATAATCTCCGGAATCAAAGGAAAATCTCGACTAGGCGGACGCTGCTCCAGGTGGCGCGGGGGCTTTTCGGCCGGAGCGGCTACGGGGGGACGGGGACCGAGGAGGTGGTGGCGGCCTCGCGGGTGACGCGGGGGGCGCTCTATCACCATTTCCGGGACAAGCGGGACCTCTTCCAAGCGGTTTTCGAGGACCTAGACCTGGAGACCGCCGAGAAGGCCCTGGCAGCCGCCCAAGGGGCTGGAACGCCCTGGGAAGCCCTCTCCCGGGCCGCAGGGGCCTTTCTGGACGCCGCGCTCGATCCCACCTTCCAGCGGATCGCCCTGCGCGACGCCCCGGCGGTCCTGGGCGCTGCGGCCAACCAGGAGAACCGCGTTTCAGAGACGCTGCAAGGGCTGCTCCGCCGCACGGAGGCCGCGGGGCATCTCTCCCTTCCCCTCATCGGCACCCTCCACGAGGCGGCCCGCGAGATCGCCCGCAGCGATTCACCCGAGGCCGCGCGGCAGGCGGCGGGCAGTGCGCTCGCCTGGCTCATCGATGCGATGAAGAAATCCTCTGGGGAAGATATAATCCCCCCATCCTGATTTTTGTCTTTTGCCGAACTTTCACAGCCACGTCTTTACAGGCCATGTCTTTACAGGAGAGCCGCCATGAAATTCGGTGTCGCTATTTTTCCGACCGCGGACACGCTCACGCCCGACGCGCTGGGCAGGGAAGTCGAAGCCCGGGGATTCGAGTCGATCTTTTTCCCCGAGCACACGCACATGCCGGTCAAGCATACGCCCTACCCCGGCGGGGATCTGCCGCCGGAATACGCCAGGAACATGGACCCCTTTGTCGCGATGACGGCGGCGGCGCTGGCGACGAAAACGCTCCGCGTGGGGACG comes from the bacterium genome and includes:
- a CDS encoding TIGR00730 family Rossman fold protein, encoding MKAVCVFTGSRAGNRPEYREAARALGEEIARRGMRLIFGGGQVGMMGALADAALAGGGEVTGVIPRALQKKEVVHEGVRDMEVVETMFERKERMFDLSDGFIVLPGGMGTFDEALEAITLAQLSFHHKPIGFLNVADYFAPFFAAMERAAGEGFMDGKYLALWTVETDPAALLDRMAAV
- a CDS encoding VOC family protein gives rise to the protein MNGEIRLRGLHHVTLVTRDIDAMVNFLEEAVGLRLVKTTVNFDAPGQKHYYLGDEKGSPGTMVTFFEIPEMPENRLGAGGMHHIAFGVEDESDLHRQMKKLDVMGISHTGIVDRVYFKSVYFQGPENLLIEMATMGPGFGADGDQVEGRAGPEGHQA
- a CDS encoding FAD-containing oxidoreductase; its protein translation is MTTTYDAIVIGTGQSGPMLAFRLAGAGMKVAVAERGRFGGTCVNVGCIPTKTMVASARAAYVARRAAHFGVEIEGSIRVDMKKVKARKDELVRASTTGVENWMKSAENITVYEGHARFEGPNAVRVRDDLLKAEKIFINVGGRASIPPIPGLDSVLYLTNSSMMEVDYLPAHLLVLGGSYIGLEFGQMFRRFGSEVTIIQRDSHLVSREDEDVSEAVREILEAEDITVCTDTGDLKIESRDGKIAIGMMCGGAPREVAGSHLLVATGRVPNTDDLGLDAAGIETDARGFIGVDDQLRTNVPGVWAMGDCNGRGAFTHTSWNDYEIVAANLLDNDPRKVSDRFVTYGLFIDPPLARVGMSEREARASGRKVLMSKKPMSHIGRAKEKGETHGFMKFLVDAGTKEILGASILGVGGDEAIHCITDVMYAGASYTTIQRAVHIHPTISELIPTTLGELAPLA
- a CDS encoding helix-turn-helix domain containing protein, which translates into the protein MDNLRNQRKISTRRTLLQVARGLFGRSGYGGTGTEEVVAASRVTRGALYHHFRDKRDLFQAVFEDLDLETAEKALAAAQGAGTPWEALSRAAGAFLDAALDPTFQRIALRDAPAVLGAAANQENRVSETLQGLLRRTEAAGHLSLPLIGTLHEAAREIARSDSPEAARQAAGSALAWLIDAMKKSSGEDIIPPS